A single window of bacterium DNA harbors:
- a CDS encoding DUF5110 domain-containing protein, translating into MAEAQQLTWQQEAPGVWSATVGEREPAGLLGFAASAPQGEAIALLGETDFPLPQALITVETQADRVVVRLPLEPDEQLYGLGLQFQSLHQRGKVRRLRMDHYGAADTGATHAPCPVYVSSRGYAVLINSERMMTVYAGTTVRRDSPHPPPDRDRTTDPEWTPNPLSDAVEVAVPGRSVEVIIFGGPTPLLAVQRYNLLCGGGCLPPRWGLGFWHRVPMAFTQAETEAEAVQFRERGFPLDVIGLEPGWQTRCYPCTYEWDRGRFPDPDALCARLAAQGVRVNLWANPYVSPRSPLYEQLVDMSGSHTVWCGLVPDYTLAPAAEATTAYFDREHLARGVSGYKIDEVDGIDAWLWPDHATFPAGHSGEVMRQTYGLQVQRMLTGMFRARNRRTYGLVRGTNAGGVGYPYVIYNDCYSHRDFITALCNSGFLGVLWTPEARSAPTAEEWLRRLQTTCFGPLAMINAWADGTKPWSFPEVADAVREVMLLRRRLLPCLYSAFARYHFEGLPPFRALALEQGGAPSPAAGVRPAQGALDATANPYAVPPPREIKDEYMMGDSLLVAPLFAGEAERTVWLPPGGWCDFYTGAWYDGGQEIVVAPGLERIPVFVRDGGIVPLLVDGGLEVRHYGRAEGRFLLYDDDGETYDYERGEYSWTELRATRDSGGALVGASRVVKPGPPPSYGELRWRFMTP; encoded by the coding sequence ATGGCTGAGGCCCAGCAATTGACGTGGCAGCAGGAGGCACCGGGGGTGTGGTCGGCGACGGTGGGCGAGCGGGAACCAGCCGGGCTCCTCGGCTTCGCCGCCTCCGCGCCGCAGGGGGAGGCGATCGCGCTTCTGGGCGAGACGGACTTCCCGCTGCCCCAAGCGCTGATCACGGTGGAGACACAGGCCGATCGGGTGGTAGTGCGGCTGCCGCTGGAGCCGGACGAGCAGCTCTACGGGCTGGGGTTGCAGTTCCAGTCGCTACACCAGCGAGGCAAGGTGCGGCGGCTGAGGATGGACCACTACGGCGCTGCCGACACCGGCGCCACGCACGCCCCGTGCCCGGTGTATGTCTCCAGTCGCGGCTACGCTGTGCTCATCAACAGCGAGCGCATGATGACCGTCTACGCGGGCACCACTGTGCGGCGCGACTCGCCGCACCCGCCGCCCGACCGCGACCGCACCACCGACCCGGAGTGGACGCCCAACCCGCTGTCGGATGCGGTAGAGGTCGCCGTGCCCGGCCGCAGCGTCGAGGTCATCATCTTCGGCGGGCCGACGCCGTTGCTGGCGGTGCAGCGGTATAACCTCCTGTGCGGGGGCGGCTGCCTGCCGCCACGGTGGGGGCTGGGGTTCTGGCACCGGGTGCCGATGGCCTTCACCCAGGCCGAGACGGAGGCCGAGGCGGTACAGTTCCGCGAACGCGGGTTCCCGCTGGACGTCATCGGCCTCGAGCCCGGCTGGCAGACCCGCTGCTATCCGTGCACCTACGAGTGGGACCGAGGGCGCTTCCCCGATCCCGACGCGCTGTGCGCGCGGCTGGCCGCGCAGGGCGTCCGTGTGAACCTGTGGGCGAACCCGTACGTCTCGCCACGGTCGCCGCTGTATGAGCAACTGGTGGACATGTCGGGCTCCCACACCGTCTGGTGCGGGCTGGTGCCGGACTACACGCTGGCCCCGGCGGCCGAGGCCACGACGGCGTACTTCGACCGCGAGCATCTCGCCCGGGGCGTCAGCGGCTACAAGATTGACGAAGTGGACGGGATTGACGCGTGGCTGTGGCCCGACCACGCCACGTTCCCCGCCGGGCATTCCGGCGAGGTCATGCGGCAGACCTACGGGTTGCAGGTGCAGCGGATGCTCACGGGCATGTTCCGCGCGCGCAACCGCCGCACATATGGCCTCGTGCGCGGCACGAACGCCGGCGGCGTCGGCTACCCGTACGTCATCTACAACGACTGCTACAGCCATCGCGACTTCATCACCGCGCTGTGCAACAGCGGGTTCCTCGGCGTGCTGTGGACGCCTGAGGCGCGCAGCGCGCCCACGGCCGAGGAATGGCTGCGGCGGCTGCAGACGACGTGCTTCGGGCCGCTGGCGATGATCAACGCCTGGGCCGACGGCACCAAGCCGTGGTCGTTCCCCGAAGTCGCGGACGCCGTGCGCGAGGTGATGCTGCTGCGCCGGCGCCTGCTGCCCTGTCTATACTCGGCCTTCGCGCGCTACCACTTCGAGGGTCTGCCGCCGTTCCGGGCGCTGGCCCTCGAGCAGGGCGGGGCGCCGTCACCGGCGGCCGGGGTGCGGCCCGCGCAGGGCGCACTGGATGCCACCGCCAACCCGTACGCGGTCCCGCCCCCGCGCGAGATCAAGGACGAGTACATGATGGGCGACAGCCTGCTGGTGGCGCCGCTGTTCGCCGGGGAGGCCGAGCGCACGGTGTGGCTGCCCCCCGGCGGCTGGTGCGACTTCTACACCGGCGCCTGGTACGACGGAGGCCAGGAGATCGTGGTAGCGCCGGGGCTGGAGCGCATCCCGGTGTTCGTCCGTGACGGGGGCATCGTACCCCTGCTGGTGGATGGCGGGCTGGAGGTGCGGCACTACGGCCGGGCCGAGGGACGGTTCCTGCTCTACGATGATGACGGCGAGACGTACGACTACGAGCGAGGCGAGTACTCGTGGACGGAGCTGCGGGCGACACGCGACAGCGGGGGCGCTCTGGTCGGGGCAAGCCGCGTCGTCAAACCGGGCCCCCCGCCCTCGTACGGTGAGCTGCGCTGGCGCTTCATGACGCCGTGA
- a CDS encoding carbohydrate kinase family protein, giving the protein MSDREFDAVVAGYTGVDLVPAFPDTAAVPLAQLLRPGKLVEVGPLDITPGGVVPNTGLAMAAFGARVALTGLLGHDHLGDLLLGLLDGRGAALHLRRTDAAGTAYGFVIAPPGTDRVFLECPGCNATFGAADVDYDLVTRSRLFHFGYPPLMPRLCADDGAELADMLARVRGLGVATALDMTLPDSQGPTGGVDWRALLARVLPHVDIFTPSLEELVFMLAPDRWATGAPADELPDADCISLAEQAVALGARIVLLKLGERGGLLCTGDTAAVQLALDPQTWSHQRLPLPAFPADPARFCNACGAGDAAVGAFLTAILKGETAAATGQMAMLAGRDSLYAVDTTSGLRTWGEMAGEITAS; this is encoded by the coding sequence GTGAGCGATCGCGAATTCGACGCCGTCGTCGCCGGCTACACCGGTGTGGACCTGGTCCCGGCTTTCCCCGACACGGCGGCCGTGCCGCTGGCGCAACTGCTGCGTCCGGGGAAGCTGGTTGAGGTGGGGCCGCTGGACATCACGCCCGGGGGCGTTGTGCCCAACACTGGTCTGGCCATGGCCGCGTTCGGGGCGCGTGTCGCCCTGACGGGCCTCCTCGGCCACGACCACCTCGGTGACCTGCTGCTGGGCCTGCTGGACGGGCGCGGCGCCGCGCTGCACCTGCGCCGCACCGACGCCGCCGGCACGGCCTACGGGTTCGTCATCGCCCCGCCCGGCACCGACCGCGTCTTCCTGGAATGCCCCGGCTGCAACGCCACCTTCGGCGCGGCCGATGTGGACTACGACCTCGTCACCCGCAGCCGCCTGTTCCACTTCGGCTACCCGCCGCTCATGCCGCGCCTGTGCGCCGACGACGGGGCCGAACTGGCGGACATGCTCGCTCGCGTGCGCGGCCTCGGGGTCGCCACTGCGCTCGACATGACCCTCCCAGATTCGCAGGGCCCGACCGGGGGCGTGGACTGGCGGGCGCTGCTGGCGCGGGTGCTGCCCCACGTAGACATCTTCACCCCGAGCCTCGAGGAGCTCGTCTTCATGCTGGCCCCCGACCGCTGGGCAACCGGGGCGCCGGCTGACGAACTGCCGGACGCGGACTGCATTTCCCTGGCGGAGCAGGCCGTCGCCCTGGGCGCGCGGATCGTGCTGCTGAAGCTCGGCGAGCGCGGCGGTCTGCTGTGCACCGGCGACACTGCGGCTGTCCAGCTCGCGCTGGACCCGCAGACCTGGAGCCATCAGCGCCTGCCGCTGCCCGCCTTCCCGGCCGACCCGGCGCGCTTCTGCAACGCCTGCGGGGCAGGCGATGCGGCCGTGGGGGCGTTCCTGACTGCCATCCTGAAGGGGGAGACGGCCGCCGCCACCGGGCAGATGGCCATGCTCGCCGGGCGCGACAGCCTGTACGCGGTGGATACGACGTCAGGCCTCAGAACGTGGGGTGAGATGGCGGGCGAGATCACGGCGTCATGA
- a CDS encoding family 10 glycosylhydrolase, translating into MRHSLLLAWVVLAATAPLAAQPAAAPRRFEVAAWVDHFDFVGCRDRDGKPLFDTETPAGNAKILDHVQETGATTILWRNCAGATMRYPSRLDSAHGDEPLDKRRIPSNVPLYGWVRYGDAQPDILLSALAMCRERGLRPGVHWPFEENHWAGFTIGSWNLDHPQYWGRNADGVPWCGRSSLGFPEVVQHKLGLFDELLERGAQSVFIDFFRTGGWTPALEYAEPVRAAYRRQYGAEPPASPTDPQWCRHVAGHVTELLRQMHAHARAEGRRVEIMVGIPAIAPLSDKPIITAGADWQRWVREGLVDTVVINSVGWDRADPYGSTRALYEQVLGVTRGHCKLLCPVSAYNYHGAGIQEYMKATGESFAQVATRLTELAWDVGADGISLECVDYNNYPAETRQAMRALTEGKCRYVKGQ; encoded by the coding sequence ATGAGACACTCGCTGCTGCTGGCGTGGGTCGTGCTCGCCGCCACAGCGCCGCTGGCGGCCCAACCGGCCGCCGCGCCCCGGCGCTTCGAGGTGGCGGCCTGGGTGGACCACTTCGACTTCGTGGGCTGCCGCGACAGAGACGGCAAGCCGCTGTTTGACACCGAGACCCCCGCGGGCAACGCCAAGATACTCGACCATGTGCAGGAGACCGGCGCGACGACCATCCTGTGGCGCAACTGCGCCGGGGCGACCATGCGCTACCCTAGCCGCCTGGACTCCGCGCATGGCGACGAGCCCCTCGACAAGCGTCGCATCCCCAGCAACGTGCCGCTGTATGGCTGGGTGCGCTATGGCGACGCGCAGCCCGACATCCTGCTCTCGGCGCTGGCAATGTGTCGCGAGCGCGGCCTGCGCCCCGGCGTCCACTGGCCCTTCGAGGAGAACCACTGGGCCGGCTTCACCATCGGGAGCTGGAACCTGGACCACCCGCAGTACTGGGGGCGGAACGCGGACGGCGTGCCCTGGTGCGGCCGGAGCAGCCTGGGCTTCCCCGAGGTCGTGCAGCACAAGCTCGGCCTGTTCGACGAGTTGCTGGAGCGCGGGGCCCAGAGCGTGTTCATTGACTTCTTCCGCACCGGTGGCTGGACCCCGGCCCTCGAGTACGCCGAGCCGGTCAGGGCAGCCTATCGGCGTCAGTATGGCGCCGAGCCGCCGGCCTCACCCACCGACCCGCAGTGGTGCCGCCACGTGGCCGGGCACGTCACGGAGCTGCTCCGGCAGATGCACGCCCATGCCCGGGCCGAGGGCCGGCGCGTCGAGATCATGGTGGGCATCCCGGCCATCGCGCCGCTGAGCGACAAGCCGATCATCACCGCCGGGGCGGACTGGCAGCGCTGGGTCCGCGAAGGCCTTGTGGACACGGTCGTCATCAACAGCGTGGGCTGGGACCGCGCCGACCCGTATGGCAGTACGCGGGCGCTGTATGAGCAGGTGCTGGGCGTGACGCGGGGACACTGCAAGTTGCTGTGCCCGGTGTCGGCGTACAATTACCACGGCGCGGGCATCCAGGAGTACATGAAGGCGACCGGGGAGAGCTTCGCGCAAGTGGCGACGCGGCTGACGGAGCTGGCGTGGGACGTAGGGGCCGACGGCATCAGCCTCGAATGCGTGGACTACAACAACTACCCCGCCGAGACGCGGCAGGCGATGAGGGCGCTGACCGAGGGCAAGTGCCGGTATGTGAAGGGGCAGTAG
- a CDS encoding sulfatase-like hydrolase/transferase, producing the protein MDRRDFLGALGAGAAGLALSRAVWATPARLPNIIVILVDDLGYGELSAQGCHDIATPRIDSIAANGVRFTDGYVSCPLCAPARAGLMTGRYQQRFGFEDNPAPTPDATFGLPRTETTLAERLRRAGYATGIVGKWHLGLRPELQPTRRGFDEFYGFLGGANAYLPGTRGFDNILRGNEPVNEKEYLTDAFGREAVAFIERRQEAPFFLYLALNAVHAPLQAPDAYRARIHGLRGKRRVFAAMQTAMDDNVGRVLDTLRRLNLEQDTLLFFLSDNGGPPGMTTSSNGALRGGKRQIWEGGIRIPFMAQWPGHIPVGQTCHRPVISLDIAATALSAAGQQLLPHWQLDGANLLPYLTGQATGQPHDTLYWRFQTQRAIRRDEWKLVVGPGHDTWELYNLADDIGEKHNVAAQQPDRVREMQTAWDAWNAQLMAPRWERYGPRHEGRGDLAQRFKDLDANGDGRLTAQEMGQPNTFRQMDANADGVVTLDEARAYPDGRGLGLGGDED; encoded by the coding sequence ATGGACCGACGTGATTTCCTCGGCGCCCTGGGCGCTGGCGCGGCCGGGTTGGCGCTGTCGCGGGCGGTCTGGGCGACCCCTGCCCGCCTGCCCAACATCATCGTCATTCTCGTGGATGACCTCGGCTACGGCGAACTGAGCGCGCAGGGCTGCCACGACATCGCCACTCCGCGCATCGACTCCATCGCCGCCAACGGGGTGCGCTTCACCGACGGCTACGTGTCCTGCCCCCTGTGCGCGCCGGCGCGCGCCGGGCTGATGACCGGCCGCTACCAGCAGCGCTTCGGCTTCGAGGATAACCCTGCGCCCACCCCTGACGCGACCTTCGGCCTGCCCCGCACCGAGACGACGCTGGCGGAGCGGCTGCGTCGCGCCGGCTATGCCACCGGGATCGTGGGCAAGTGGCACCTGGGCCTGCGCCCGGAGCTGCAGCCGACGCGCCGGGGCTTCGACGAGTTCTACGGCTTCCTGGGCGGCGCCAATGCCTACCTGCCCGGCACCCGGGGCTTTGACAACATCCTGCGCGGGAACGAGCCGGTGAACGAGAAGGAGTACCTGACCGACGCCTTCGGGCGCGAGGCCGTCGCCTTCATCGAGCGCCGCCAGGAGGCGCCGTTCTTCCTGTACCTGGCTCTCAACGCCGTCCATGCGCCGCTGCAGGCGCCGGACGCGTACCGCGCCCGCATCCACGGCCTGCGCGGCAAGCGCCGGGTCTTCGCGGCCATGCAGACAGCCATGGATGACAACGTGGGGCGCGTCCTGGACACCTTGCGCCGACTGAACCTGGAGCAGGACACGCTGCTGTTCTTCCTGAGCGACAACGGGGGGCCGCCCGGCATGACGACCTCGAGCAACGGGGCGCTGCGCGGCGGCAAGCGCCAGATATGGGAAGGCGGCATCCGCATCCCCTTCATGGCACAATGGCCCGGCCACATCCCCGTGGGCCAGACCTGCCACCGGCCCGTGATCTCGCTGGACATCGCCGCTACCGCCCTGTCCGCCGCCGGCCAGCAGTTGCTGCCCCACTGGCAGCTTGATGGCGCCAATCTCCTGCCGTACCTGACCGGGCAGGCCACCGGCCAGCCGCACGACACGCTGTACTGGCGCTTCCAGACCCAGCGCGCCATTCGCCGGGACGAGTGGAAACTCGTCGTCGGCCCCGGCCACGACACGTGGGAGCTATACAACCTGGCCGACGACATCGGCGAGAAGCACAACGTGGCGGCCCAGCAGCCCGATCGGGTCCGGGAGATGCAGACAGCCTGGGACGCCTGGAACGCGCAGCTCATGGCGCCGCGCTGGGAACGCTACGGCCCGCGGCATGAGGGCCGGGGCGACCTCGCGCAGCGCTTCAAGGACCTCGATGCCAACGGCGACGGACGACTGACCGCCCAGGAGATGGGCCAGCCGAACACCTTCCGGCAGATGGACGCGAACGCGGACGGGGTAGTGACGCTGGATGAAGCCCGCGCCTACCCCGATGGCCGGGGTCTGGGGCTCGGGGGCGACGAGGACTAG